The Mycoplasmopsis arginini genome contains the following window.
GATGGTTTCCAATATTCTTTTAGGTTATATGGTGGATTGGCAATTATAAAATCTGCTCTTAATGTTTTATGTAAGTCATCAGTAAATGAATTGCCATTCCTTTCACCAAGATTTCCTTCAAGACCACGAATAGCTAAATTCATCTTAGCCATCTTCCACGTTCCAGGATTTGATTCTTGACCGAATATAGAAATATTATCAACTTGTCCTTGATGTTCTTTTACGAATTTAGAACATTGAACGAACATACCACCAGAACCACAACATGGGTCATATACTCTACCTCTATATGGTTCTAGAATATCTACCATTAATTCAACTACTGATTTAGGTGTAAAGAATTCTCCGCCTTTTGTAGGAATATATTTAGCAAATTCTCCTACATAATATTCATAAACTTGGCCGAAGAAATCTCCATCAACCCCTTCCATATTTAAATTATTAGTAAAGAAATCAACTAATTCACCTAACGCTGTTTTATCTAAATCGCTCTTAGAATAAGTCTTAGGTAAAATACCTTTTAATTGATTATTATTTTTTTCAAGTTCAATAAAAGCATTATCGATAATTTGACCTAAGCCATCTTGTTTAGAATGTGATGCTACATGACTCCATAATGCATTCTTGGGAACGATAAAAACATGGTCAGAGATATAATAATCTTCATCATCTTCTCTGCCATCTCCAACTTTCTTTAATTCATTATATTTAGCAACATATTTATCACTAACATATTTTAAGAAAACTAGTCCTAATACTACATTTTTATAATCTGCAGGATCAACTTTATCTCTTAGTTTTTCCGCTGCTTTCCATAATATATCTTCCTTAATTATTTGTGACATAGTTAACATTATCTCCTATTCTTCTATTACTTTAATATCAAATTCTTTAAATAATTCTTTAAGTTTTACTTTAGCAAGTTTAGTTGGCTCATATTTTCCATTTTCTCATCTATTAACTGACTGAAAAGACACACCAAGTTTAGATGCAAGTTTTTCTTGGGATATATTCATTCTAGCTCTAAGTAAAACTATCATTTCAGGATAATTTACTTTCTCTTTCATAAACGTTACCCACCTTTTACATTATATAACGAATTATACCACTTTTTCGTCTATAAATCTATTATATTAAGAAAATTTAAAAATTAAAAATATGGCGTTCCAGTATACGTAAGTAATCTGGCGCCATATTTTTTGTCCTTTGTATAATATATATAACATCAAAAATCCATTACGA
Protein-coding sequences here:
- a CDS encoding type I restriction-modification system subunit M translates to MSQIIKEDILWKAAEKLRDKVDPADYKNVVLGLVFLKYVSDKYVAKYNELKKVGDGREDDEDYYISDHVFIVPKNALWSHVASHSKQDGLGQIIDNAFIELEKNNNQLKGILPKTYSKSDLDKTALGELVDFFTNNLNMEGVDGDFFGQVYEYYVGEFAKYIPTKGGEFFTPKSVVELMVDILEPYRGRVYDPCCGSGGMFVQCSKFVKEHQGQVDNISIFGQESNPGTWKMAKMNLAIRGLEGNLGERNGNSFTDDLHKTLRADFIIANPPYNLKEYWKPSLAGDPRWVFGKPNEKNGNYAWLSLMYAKLAPRGKAAILMPNGATTSNTADDYKIRKAMIEQGKVEAILALPNKLFANVRLSVQCWVLNKEKTNTDVLFINADSMGKLISKKIRVLEEADINKIVKAYKDFKNNSLKDIPAFCKKADLEEIKSKDYSLNPGRYVGADESNKLSPEEIQEELRKASAELFELMKEGKELEEKIKEILEEEMK
- a CDS encoding helix-turn-helix domain-containing protein; amino-acid sequence: MKEKVNYPEMIVLLRARMNISQEKLASKLGVSFQSVNRWENGKYEPTKLAKVKLKELFKEFDIKVIEE